A part of Aquaspirillum sp. LM1 genomic DNA contains:
- a CDS encoding porin — protein MKKLIALAVAALPMAAMADVTLYGTIEASIENGKSLSYSGGAAKSTTRIDDTGSLIGFKGSENLGNGLKAIWQVEQALSIDGTNVNGNNTWATRDSFVGLTGNFGTVRLGKLSSYLNSDMEKYDAWIYGAGVNGATVTSANTLDTRYNNSIRYDSPSLNGFKVAAQYGFDEARTTVKGNRSNKAVWSLGAGYENAGYYADIGYVSFQDTDASASKDGNYWRLEGGYNANNLLVALAYGQSKLYKDSAVNSTKAKEAALTVGYTMGALTPKFTYAHVWDTKVNGTKADDGINQYVIGVDYALSKRTTAYTSFGYVKHDNIIVAGTDERKERTLAVGVQHKF, from the coding sequence ATGAAAAAACTGATCGCTCTGGCAGTTGCTGCCCTGCCGATGGCCGCCATGGCCGACGTGACCCTGTACGGCACCATCGAAGCCAGCATCGAAAACGGTAAGTCCCTGAGCTACAGCGGCGGTGCCGCCAAGTCGACCACCCGCATCGACGACACCGGCTCCCTGATCGGCTTCAAGGGCAGCGAAAACCTGGGCAACGGCCTGAAGGCTATCTGGCAAGTTGAGCAAGCCCTGTCGATCGACGGCACCAACGTCAACGGCAACAACACCTGGGCAACCCGCGACAGCTTCGTGGGCCTGACCGGCAACTTCGGTACCGTGCGTCTGGGTAAGCTGAGCTCCTACCTGAACTCCGACATGGAAAAGTATGACGCGTGGATCTACGGCGCTGGCGTGAACGGTGCTACCGTGACCTCCGCCAACACCCTGGACACCCGTTACAACAACTCCATCCGTTACGACAGCCCGAGCCTGAACGGCTTCAAGGTGGCTGCTCAGTACGGCTTTGACGAAGCCCGCACCACTGTGAAGGGCAACCGCTCCAACAAGGCCGTGTGGAGCCTGGGCGCTGGCTACGAAAACGCTGGCTACTACGCTGACATCGGCTACGTGTCCTTCCAGGACACCGACGCTTCCGCTTCCAAGGACGGCAACTACTGGCGTCTGGAAGGTGGCTACAACGCCAACAACCTGCTGGTTGCCCTGGCCTACGGCCAATCCAAGCTGTACAAGGACAGTGCTGTGAACTCCACCAAGGCCAAGGAAGCCGCTCTGACCGTGGGTTACACCATGGGTGCCCTGACCCCGAAGTTCACCTACGCTCACGTGTGGGACACCAAGGTTAACGGCACCAAGGCTGACGACGGCATCAACCAGTACGTGATTGGTGTGGACTACGCCCTGTCCAAGCGCACCACCGCTTACACCTCCTTTGGCTACGTCAAGCACGACAACATCATCGTTGCCGGCACCGACGAGCGCAAGGAACGCACCCTGGCCGTGGGCGTGCAACACAAGTTCTAA
- a CDS encoding HlyC/CorC family transporter yields MLLISAFFSMSETGMMAVNRYRLKNRAAQGHTGARLAQKLLEQTDKLLGVILLGNNFVNSASASLATVITFRLFGQNEAALGLATVAVTFAILIVSEATPKVIAATRPDQVAVVASYPLTVLLKVCYPIVWFVNLFVKGAIRLLRVQPQPETTVLTPEELRVLVLESGQFIAKKHRTMLLNLFELENFTVDDVMIPRKQLEMIDLDAPIEQIREQLMTCHHTRLPVYRSGYDNVVGFLHVRKVLHLATEDITVERLLSILRPPYFVPAGTPLFTQLQNFQENQRRIAIIVDEYGEMMGLTTLEDILEQVVGEFTTHAPGQNPLAQRQDDGSVLVDGSMSVRDLVKLMEVNFDLDGPKTVNGLIVEYFQDIPEPGTCFRLSGCVFEVLQTQERGVKRVRILPPH; encoded by the coding sequence TTGTTACTGATCTCGGCGTTTTTCTCCATGTCGGAAACCGGCATGATGGCGGTCAACCGCTACCGGCTGAAAAACCGCGCCGCCCAGGGCCACACCGGTGCCCGGCTGGCGCAAAAGCTGCTGGAACAAACCGACAAGCTGCTTGGCGTGATTCTGCTGGGCAATAACTTTGTCAACTCCGCCTCGGCCTCACTGGCCACGGTGATCACCTTTCGCCTGTTCGGCCAGAACGAAGCCGCACTGGGCCTGGCCACCGTCGCCGTCACCTTTGCCATCCTGATTGTTTCCGAAGCCACCCCCAAGGTGATTGCCGCCACCCGTCCCGATCAGGTGGCCGTGGTCGCCAGCTATCCGCTGACCGTGCTGCTCAAGGTGTGTTATCCGATCGTGTGGTTCGTCAATCTGTTCGTCAAGGGGGCGATTCGCCTGCTGCGGGTGCAGCCACAACCAGAAACCACGGTGTTGACGCCAGAAGAACTGCGCGTGCTGGTGCTGGAGTCTGGCCAGTTTATTGCCAAGAAACACCGCACCATGCTGCTCAACCTGTTTGAGCTGGAAAACTTCACCGTTGACGACGTGATGATTCCGCGCAAACAGCTGGAAATGATTGACCTGGACGCGCCGATTGAACAAATCCGCGAACAGCTGATGACCTGCCATCACACCCGCCTGCCGGTGTACCGCAGCGGCTACGACAATGTGGTGGGTTTTCTGCATGTGCGCAAAGTGCTGCACCTGGCCACCGAAGACATTACCGTCGAGCGCTTGCTCAGCATTCTGCGCCCGCCCTACTTTGTGCCTGCCGGCACCCCACTGTTCACCCAGTTGCAAAACTTTCAGGAAAACCAGCGGCGGATTGCCATCATTGTCGATGAATACGGCGAAATGATGGGCCTGACCACGCTGGAAGACATTCTGGAACAAGTGGTGGGGGAATTCACCACCCATGCGCCAGGACAAAACCCACTGGCCCAGCGCCAGGACGACGGCAGTGTGCTGGTGGATGGCAGCATGAGCGTGCGCGATCTGGTCAAATTAATGGAAGTCAATTTCGACCTGGACGGCCCGAAAACCGTCAATGGCCTGATTGTCGAGTATTTCCAGGACATTCCTGAGCCGGGCACCTGTTTCCGCCTGTCGGGCTGCGTGTTTGAAGTGCTGCAAACCCAGGAGCGCGGCGTCAAGCGTGTGCGCATCCTGCCGCCGCATTGA
- a CDS encoding A24 family peptidase yields MPVPLPDSVWLSALALLGLALGSFLSVLVARVPLLLAEDAHPGHVRLLARLSWPPSHCPHCQQRLRLAELLPLLSWLRQRGRCRHCQQPIAWRYPLLEALMALLSVMLGSRYGLTATFAAALLCCATLLALAWIDAETFWLPDLLTLPLLWAGLLFASLASPWQLTASVWGAAAGYAGLAGLNAGYRAWRGQPGLGGGDAKLLAALGAWHGGLALPWLLTLAALGGLIWAVCTGPLRARRALAFGPFLAMAGIALWLWPLPLWLAWMEY; encoded by the coding sequence ATGCCGGTGCCGCTGCCCGACAGCGTATGGCTGTCCGCGCTGGCCCTGCTGGGCCTGGCGCTGGGCAGCTTTCTTTCCGTGCTGGTGGCGCGTGTGCCGCTGCTGCTGGCCGAAGATGCCCATCCCGGCCATGTCCGCCTGCTGGCCCGGCTGAGCTGGCCGCCTTCCCACTGCCCGCACTGCCAGCAGCGTCTGCGCCTGGCCGAACTGCTGCCGCTGCTCAGCTGGCTGCGCCAGCGTGGCCGCTGCCGGCATTGCCAGCAGCCAATTGCCTGGCGCTACCCGCTGCTGGAAGCGCTGATGGCGCTGCTCAGCGTGATGCTGGGCAGCCGCTATGGCCTGACGGCCACCTTTGCCGCCGCCCTGCTATGCTGCGCCACCCTGCTGGCGCTGGCGTGGATCGACGCCGAAACGTTCTGGCTGCCCGACCTGCTCACCCTGCCCTTGCTGTGGGCGGGCCTGCTGTTTGCCAGCCTGGCCAGCCCGTGGCAGCTGACTGCGTCGGTATGGGGGGCCGCAGCAGGCTATGCCGGCCTGGCCGGGCTGAATGCCGGCTACCGTGCCTGGCGTGGCCAGCCTGGCCTGGGGGGCGGCGACGCCAAGCTGCTGGCGGCGCTGGGGGCCTGGCATGGTGGGCTGGCGCTGCCCTGGCTGCTTACCCTGGCCGCACTGGGTGGGCTGATCTGGGCGGTGTGTACGGGGCCACTGCGCGCCCGGCGGGCGCTGGCGTTTGGCCCGTTTCTGGCCATGGCCGGCATTGCCTTGTGGCTCTGGCCTTTGCCGCTGTGGCTGGCATGGATGGAATATTAA
- the coaE gene encoding dephospho-CoA kinase (Dephospho-CoA kinase (CoaE) performs the final step in coenzyme A biosynthesis.), giving the protein MIDSPQGPRWVLALTGGIGSGKSAVAQRLGELGAGVVDTDLIAHALTAPGGAAMPALMAAFGPECAQADGAMDRAAMRARVFADPAARQQLEAILHPLIRQHTERALADCPGEYLVLVVPLLVETGSYLALADRVLVVDCPEEMQKQRVRARNGLADSQIDAILASQASRAQRLAHADDVIDNSDSFAQLGLQVDAKHGYYLALARLACANRVAD; this is encoded by the coding sequence ATGATTGACAGCCCACAAGGCCCGCGCTGGGTGCTGGCGCTGACTGGCGGTATTGGCAGCGGCAAAAGCGCGGTGGCGCAACGGCTGGGCGAACTGGGGGCCGGGGTGGTGGATACCGACCTGATTGCCCATGCGCTGACTGCGCCGGGCGGTGCCGCCATGCCGGCACTGATGGCGGCATTTGGCCCAGAATGCGCCCAGGCCGACGGCGCGATGGATCGGGCGGCGATGCGCGCCCGGGTGTTTGCCGACCCGGCGGCGCGCCAGCAGCTGGAGGCGATCCTGCATCCGCTGATCCGCCAGCACACCGAGCGGGCGTTGGCGGATTGCCCCGGCGAGTATCTGGTGCTGGTGGTGCCATTGCTGGTGGAAACCGGCAGCTATCTGGCCCTGGCTGACCGTGTGCTGGTGGTGGACTGCCCGGAAGAGATGCAAAAACAGCGGGTGCGTGCGCGCAACGGACTGGCCGATAGCCAGATCGACGCCATCCTGGCCAGCCAGGCCAGCCGGGCGCAACGGCTGGCGCACGCCGATGACGTAATTGACAATTCAGACAGTTTTGCGCAGCTTGGGCTTCAAGTGGATGCAAAACACGGCTATTATCTCGCACTGGCGCGCCTGGCGTGCGCCAACCGGGTTGCCGATTAA
- the zapD gene encoding cell division protein ZapD → MISFEFPIVERVRILLRLEELFRRLTHFSSADGADEHHVALQTLFDMAELGARGDLKSELIQDLERQRYALEALRDNPAIAEGALEAVLGEIESAMTRQLEFTGKFGHELRDNEWLMNIKQRTAIAGGACQFDLPSYYFWQKQSAEVRRADLQRWSAPLLATRDAVGVLLKLLRDSGKSNTFTARHGAFQQMSGGKVVHLIRITLDASLGLVPEVSANKYAVNVRFIEPTTHSARSRAATADIPFTLAFCKL, encoded by the coding sequence GTGATCAGCTTTGAATTTCCTATTGTCGAACGTGTGCGGATCCTGCTCAGGCTGGAAGAACTGTTTCGCCGGCTGACGCATTTTTCCAGCGCCGACGGCGCTGACGAGCACCATGTTGCCCTGCAAACCCTGTTTGACATGGCCGAGCTGGGCGCGCGTGGTGACTTGAAATCCGAACTGATTCAAGACCTTGAACGCCAGCGCTATGCGCTGGAGGCGCTGCGCGATAATCCGGCCATTGCCGAAGGCGCGCTGGAAGCGGTGCTGGGTGAAATCGAATCGGCCATGACCCGCCAGCTGGAGTTCACCGGCAAGTTTGGCCACGAACTGCGCGACAACGAGTGGCTGATGAACATCAAGCAGCGCACCGCCATTGCCGGCGGGGCCTGTCAGTTTGACCTGCCGTCGTATTATTTCTGGCAAAAACAATCCGCCGAGGTCCGCCGTGCCGACCTGCAACGCTGGTCTGCGCCATTGCTGGCCACCCGCGATGCGGTGGGCGTGCTGCTCAAATTGCTGCGCGACAGCGGCAAAAGCAACACTTTTACCGCCCGCCACGGCGCGTTTCAGCAAATGTCCGGTGGCAAGGTGGTGCACCTGATTCGCATCACCCTGGATGCCAGCCTGGGGCTGGTGCCGGAAGTATCCGCCAATAAATATGCGGTGAATGTGCGCTTTATCGAGCCTACCACCCACTCGGCCCGCTCCCGTGCTGCCACGGCGGATATTCCGTTTACCCTGGCTTTTTGCAAACTATGA
- a CDS encoding DNA gyrase inhibitor YacG: MSDAPDVRPPPVVPCPQCRRPVTWTTANPFRPFCSERCKLIDLGQWANEGYRIPTPHGPDGSEPDPQ, encoded by the coding sequence ATGAGCGACGCCCCTGATGTGCGCCCACCGCCGGTGGTGCCCTGCCCGCAATGCCGCCGCCCGGTCACATGGACCACGGCCAACCCGTTCCGGCCATTTTGCAGCGAACGCTGCAAGCTGATTGACCTGGGGCAGTGGGCCAATGAAGGCTACCGGATTCCCACCCCACATGGGCCGGATGGCAGCGAGCCCGACCCCCAGTAG
- a CDS encoding retron system putative HNH endonuclease, with amino-acid sequence MIELQHRATPTELLSEFVAANPQLTPADFSSVAFQPVKRQVKADLNADQGGLCVYCEKPLGPNEGQIDHIKPKDGPHGHPHLCFSYVNYAHSCINPKTCGQQKKSGLLPIEPQPGCNAEWMLSTDGTIMPIAGLSRQRRHAVVQTRDMLGLNKDANLVDERKRWLASVLAIGQAQPQDMLLFLQTAPYRHILATVLL; translated from the coding sequence ATGATCGAATTACAGCATCGGGCCACGCCCACTGAACTGCTCAGCGAATTTGTGGCGGCCAATCCGCAGTTAACCCCAGCGGATTTTTCCAGCGTGGCATTTCAGCCGGTCAAGCGGCAAGTCAAGGCTGATCTGAATGCCGATCAGGGCGGCTTGTGCGTCTACTGCGAAAAACCCCTGGGGCCAAACGAAGGCCAAATAGACCACATCAAGCCCAAGGACGGCCCGCACGGCCATCCGCACCTGTGCTTTAGCTACGTCAATTACGCCCACAGCTGCATCAATCCAAAAACCTGCGGACAACAGAAAAAATCCGGCCTGCTGCCGATTGAGCCACAGCCAGGCTGCAATGCGGAGTGGATGCTGTCCACCGATGGAACCATCATGCCGATAGCCGGGCTGAGCAGGCAGCGTCGTCATGCTGTGGTGCAAACACGCGATATGCTGGGCTTGAACAAAGACGCCAATCTGGTGGACGAGCGCAAACGATGGTTAGCCAGTGTACTGGCCATCGGGCAAGCACAGCCGCAGGATATGCTGTTGTTTTTGCAAACAGCGCCCTATCGCCACATTCTGGCCACGGTGTTGTTGTAG
- a CDS encoding AAA family ATPase → MHLTSLTLENFRCFEHLAVDFHPEFTVLIAPNGSGKTTVLDAARVALWSYVKGFDLGAGAGGGATLEIADVRLAPRPDGGMEPQLPARISAQGVWDDGMGERVWTQTRERVKPRSNAQENAAAKQLKTFASQLERQVRAGEAVILPLVSYLGTSRLWFEGRFTSAAKEVTLENSEYSRTSGYRGCLTYVSSFKAFCAWYGWVFRSYREEQILALERKQPLSETGQRFAGVIAVVTTAVDALVQEATGWHGLQYRASQNQQLVMDHPQFGTMPVEMLSDGTRNAIAMVADLAFRTYKLNPHLGAEAARQTPGIALIDEVDMFLHPSWQQTIVSSLRRAFPNIQFIVTTHSPQVLSTLPRDNIREIALTPAGGMARMPDFSPLAHESGAALAKVMGVHQAPPLPIQDDIHQFELLVRANQEHSDEARALRSKLDAAGYQFHDSDLATWRFLASRRAMEGKST, encoded by the coding sequence ATGCACCTCACCTCCCTCACCCTAGAAAACTTCCGCTGCTTTGAGCACTTGGCGGTGGATTTTCACCCCGAGTTCACCGTGTTGATCGCGCCCAATGGCAGCGGTAAAACCACGGTGCTGGATGCTGCCCGCGTGGCGCTGTGGTCTTATGTCAAAGGCTTTGATCTGGGCGCGGGGGCAGGGGGCGGCGCTACGCTGGAAATTGCCGATGTGCGCTTGGCACCTCGCCCTGATGGTGGGATGGAGCCGCAGTTGCCGGCGCGGATCAGCGCGCAGGGCGTGTGGGACGATGGGATGGGCGAGCGGGTGTGGACGCAAACCCGCGAGCGGGTGAAGCCCCGTTCCAATGCGCAGGAGAATGCCGCCGCCAAGCAGCTCAAGACATTTGCCAGCCAGCTGGAGCGGCAGGTGCGCGCGGGCGAGGCGGTGATTTTGCCGCTGGTGAGTTATCTGGGGACATCGCGGTTATGGTTTGAAGGGCGTTTTACTTCGGCAGCCAAAGAGGTGACGCTGGAAAATAGCGAATATTCACGCACGTCGGGCTATCGAGGGTGTTTGACTTATGTATCCAGCTTCAAGGCGTTTTGTGCTTGGTACGGCTGGGTGTTTCGCAGTTATCGCGAAGAGCAGATTCTGGCGCTGGAGCGCAAGCAGCCGCTGAGCGAAACCGGGCAACGCTTTGCCGGAGTGATTGCGGTGGTGACGACCGCAGTGGATGCGCTGGTGCAGGAAGCCACTGGCTGGCATGGTTTGCAATACCGGGCAAGCCAAAATCAGCAGTTGGTGATGGATCATCCTCAATTTGGCACCATGCCGGTGGAAATGCTCAGCGACGGCACCAGAAACGCCATTGCCATGGTGGCGGATTTGGCGTTTCGCACCTATAAGCTTAATCCGCATCTGGGCGCAGAAGCCGCCCGTCAAACGCCTGGCATTGCGCTGATTGACGAAGTGGACATGTTTTTGCACCCCAGCTGGCAGCAAACCATTGTATCGTCATTGCGGCGGGCTTTTCCCAATATCCAGTTTATTGTCACCACCCACAGCCCACAGGTGCTGAGCACGCTGCCGCGCGACAATATCCGGGAGATTGCGCTCACCCCCGCCGGTGGCATGGCGCGCATGCCGGATTTCAGCCCGCTGGCGCATGAGTCAGGCGCGGCGCTGGCCAAAGTGATGGGCGTACATCAAGCGCCGCCGTTACCGATTCAGGACGATATCCATCAATTTGAGTTGCTGGTGCGCGCCAATCAGGAACACAGTGATGAGGCCCGTGCATTGCGCAGCAAACTGGATGCCGCTGGCTATCAGTTTCATGACAGCGATTTGGCCACCTGGCGCTTTCTGGCAAGCCGGCGGGCGATGGAAGGCAAATCCACATGA
- the tnpA gene encoding IS200/IS605 family transposase has protein sequence MDEFESLSHSRWECKYHVVFIPKCRRKALYASLRKHLGEVFRQLAQRKECEILEGHLMPDHVHMLIAIPPKHAVSQVVGYMKGKSAIHIARVYGERRRNFVGQSFWARGYFVSTVGRDEEMIRKYIRDQEKEDERLEQLKLT, from the coding sequence ATGGACGAATTTGAGAGCCTAAGCCACAGTCGGTGGGAGTGCAAATACCATGTGGTGTTCATTCCGAAGTGCCGAAGGAAAGCGTTGTATGCGAGCCTGCGCAAGCACTTGGGAGAGGTGTTCCGACAACTGGCGCAGCGCAAGGAATGCGAGATTCTGGAAGGGCACCTGATGCCGGATCATGTGCATATGCTGATAGCGATCCCGCCAAAGCATGCGGTATCGCAAGTGGTGGGGTACATGAAAGGGAAGAGTGCGATCCACATTGCCCGAGTGTACGGAGAACGCAGGCGGAATTTTGTGGGGCAGAGTTTTTGGGCGAGAGGGTATTTTGTTTCGACAGTGGGTCGGGATGAGGAAATGATCCGAAAGTACATCCGGGATCAGGAAAAAGAGGATGAACGGTTGGAGCAGCTGAAGCTGACGTAA
- the urtA gene encoding urea ABC transporter substrate-binding protein, with protein sequence MTRRFILKATALSVALAMAPTAFAADTIKVGVLHSLSGTMAISETSLKDMALFAIDEINAKGGVLGKKLEPVVVDPASNWPLFAEKARQLLTKDKVAVTFGCWTSVSRKSVLPVYEELNGLLFYPVQYEGEELSPNVFYTGAAPNQQAIPAVEYLMSKDGGGAKRFFLLGTDYVYPRTTNKILRAFLKSKGVKESDIQEIYTPFGHSDYQTIVGNIKKFAAGGKTAVISTINGDSNVPFYKELGNQGLKATDVPVVAFSVGEEELKGIDTKPLLGHLAAWNYFMSVKNPVNSKWIADYKAWAKKKGMTGADKLVTNDPMEATYVGINMWAEAVKKAGSTDVAAVSKAMAGISFKAPSGFTLKMDEKNHHLHKPVMIGEVQPNGQFSVVWKTSAPVRAQPWSPFIAGNEGKPDTPVKSK encoded by the coding sequence CTGACCCGTCGTTTCATCCTGAAAGCCACTGCCCTTTCCGTTGCCCTGGCAATGGCCCCGACTGCTTTTGCCGCTGACACCATCAAGGTGGGCGTGCTGCATTCGCTGTCTGGCACCATGGCGATTTCCGAAACCTCGCTGAAGGACATGGCGCTGTTCGCCATCGACGAGATCAACGCCAAGGGTGGCGTGCTGGGCAAGAAGCTGGAGCCGGTGGTGGTGGATCCGGCGTCCAACTGGCCGCTGTTTGCCGAAAAGGCCCGTCAGCTGCTGACCAAGGACAAGGTTGCCGTCACCTTTGGCTGCTGGACCTCGGTGTCGCGCAAGTCGGTGCTGCCGGTGTACGAAGAGCTGAACGGCCTGCTGTTCTACCCGGTGCAGTATGAAGGCGAAGAGCTGTCGCCCAATGTGTTCTACACCGGTGCCGCGCCGAACCAGCAGGCGATTCCGGCGGTGGAATACCTGATGAGCAAGGATGGCGGTGGTGCCAAGCGTTTCTTCCTGCTGGGCACCGACTATGTTTACCCGCGTACCACCAACAAGATTCTGCGCGCCTTCCTCAAGTCCAAGGGGGTGAAGGAAAGCGATATCCAGGAAATCTACACCCCGTTTGGGCATAGCGATTACCAGACCATCGTCGGCAATATCAAGAAATTTGCCGCTGGCGGCAAGACGGCGGTGATCTCCACCATCAACGGTGATTCGAATGTGCCGTTCTACAAAGAGCTGGGCAACCAGGGCCTGAAGGCCACCGACGTGCCGGTGGTGGCGTTCTCGGTGGGTGAAGAAGAGCTGAAGGGCATCGACACCAAGCCGCTGCTGGGCCATCTGGCCGCCTGGAACTACTTCATGAGCGTGAAGAACCCGGTCAACAGCAAGTGGATTGCCGACTACAAGGCCTGGGCCAAGAAAAAGGGCATGACCGGCGCTGACAAGCTGGTGACCAATGACCCGATGGAAGCCACCTACGTCGGCATCAATATGTGGGCTGAAGCGGTCAAGAAGGCTGGCAGCACCGATGTGGCGGCAGTGAGCAAGGCGATGGCTGGCATCAGCTTCAAGGCCCCGTCTGGCTTCACCCTGAAGATGGACGAAAAGAACCATCACCTGCACAAGCCGGTGATGATTGGCGAAGTGCAGCCTAACGGCCAGTTCTCGGTGGTGTGGAAAACATCCGCCCCGGTGCGCGCCCAGCCGTGGAGCCCGTTTATTGCTGGCAACGAAGGCAAGCCGGATACCCCGGTGAAGAGCAAGTAA
- the urtB gene encoding urea ABC transporter permease subunit UrtB has product MRSRLLHAILPWLALLLCWPVWAETPAEALVQADSAGRAELIQRWAAQADPALGTLLDALAEGRLLQDAQGKPYIQTDAGYVDANSQQAVKVDDSTLEAVALNNRVRAALEVARAARELNATSVEGRLAALRVLADASSTALLPLLDARLKTETDPGVRNAISQVSANLRLTHSDAALRKQAVSELASSADPSVRTRLLALTDPANEPVAGVRAAAVSSVKAMDSRLFTFELIGHAFSGVSLGSVLLLAALGLAITYGLLGVINMAHGEMLMLGAYATYVVQSLFRQYWPEQFGAYLIAALPVAFVVTALIGMALERLVIRHLYGRPLETLLATWGISLMLMQSVRVLFGAQNVEVANPDWLSGGWQINAALTLPYNRIAIIGFVLAILLLTWLLLNKTRLGLFVRAVTQNRRMADCVGVPTGRVDMLAFGLGSGIAGLGGVALSQIGNVGPDLGQGYIVDSFMVVVLGGVGQLAGTVLGAMGLGMVNKVLEPQIGAVLGKIVILVFIILFIQKRPQGLFALKGRVID; this is encoded by the coding sequence ATGCGTTCACGTTTATTGCACGCGATCCTGCCGTGGCTGGCCCTCTTGCTGTGCTGGCCGGTCTGGGCCGAGACGCCCGCCGAGGCGCTGGTGCAGGCCGACAGCGCCGGTCGCGCCGAATTGATCCAGCGCTGGGCGGCACAGGCCGACCCGGCGCTTGGCACCTTGCTGGACGCGCTGGCCGAGGGCCGGCTGCTCCAGGACGCACAAGGCAAACCGTATATCCAGACCGATGCCGGTTATGTGGATGCCAATAGCCAGCAAGCGGTCAAGGTGGACGACAGCACGCTGGAAGCCGTGGCGCTGAACAACCGGGTGCGCGCTGCGCTGGAGGTGGCGCGCGCCGCCCGCGAGCTGAATGCCACCAGCGTGGAGGGCCGTCTGGCGGCACTGCGCGTGCTGGCCGACGCCAGCTCCACGGCGCTGCTGCCACTGCTGGATGCGCGCCTGAAAACCGAAACCGATCCCGGCGTGCGCAACGCCATCAGCCAGGTCAGCGCCAATCTGCGCCTGACCCACAGCGACGCCGCACTGCGCAAGCAGGCGGTCAGCGAGCTGGCCAGCAGCGCCGACCCATCGGTACGCACCCGCCTGCTGGCGCTGACCGACCCGGCCAACGAGCCGGTCGCGGGGGTGCGCGCGGCGGCGGTGAGCAGCGTCAAGGCCATGGACAGCCGCTTGTTCACCTTCGAGCTGATCGGCCACGCCTTTAGCGGCGTCAGCCTGGGTTCGGTGCTGCTGCTGGCGGCGCTGGGCCTGGCCATCACCTATGGCCTGTTGGGGGTGATCAATATGGCGCACGGCGAAATGCTGATGTTGGGCGCGTATGCCACCTATGTGGTGCAAAGCCTGTTTCGCCAATACTGGCCCGAGCAGTTTGGCGCCTACCTGATTGCTGCGCTGCCGGTGGCCTTTGTGGTCACCGCGCTGATTGGCATGGCGCTGGAACGGCTGGTGATTCGTCATCTGTATGGCCGCCCGCTGGAAACCCTGCTGGCCACCTGGGGCATCAGCCTGATGCTGATGCAAAGCGTGCGCGTGCTGTTTGGCGCGCAAAACGTGGAAGTGGCCAACCCGGACTGGCTGTCTGGCGGCTGGCAGATCAACGCTGCGCTGACCCTGCCGTATAACCGGATTGCCATTATTGGCTTTGTGCTGGCCATTTTGCTGCTGACCTGGCTGCTGCTGAACAAGACCCGACTGGGGCTGTTTGTTCGCGCTGTCACGCAAAACCGGCGCATGGCCGACTGCGTGGGCGTGCCCACTGGCCGGGTGGACATGCTGGCCTTTGGCCTGGGCTCGGGCATTGCCGGGCTGGGCGGGGTGGCATTAAGCCAGATTGGCAATGTCGGCCCCGACCTGGGCCAGGGCTATATCGTTGACAGCTTCATGGTGGTGGTGCTGGGGGGCGTGGGCCAGCTGGCTGGCACTGTGCTGGGGGCGATGGGGCTGGGCATGGTCAACAAGGTGCTGGAACCGCAAATTGGCGCGGTGCTGGGCAAGATTGTCATCCTGGTGTTCATCATCCTGTTCATCCAGAAACGCCCGCAAGGCTTGTTCGCCCTCAAGGGCCGTGTGATCGACTAG